A single genomic interval of Bos indicus isolate NIAB-ARS_2022 breed Sahiwal x Tharparkar chromosome 5, NIAB-ARS_B.indTharparkar_mat_pri_1.0, whole genome shotgun sequence harbors:
- the LOC109558740 gene encoding olfactory receptor 6C2-like, with product MRNHTPVFSFILQGLTDNLQMQILTFIFLLITYMLNIIGNLVIITLILVDSHLKTAMYFFLQNFSFLEISFTSACIPRFLYSILTGDRTITYNACLSQLFFTYMFGVTEFFLLATMSYDRYVAICKPLHYMTIMNHRFCKMLTFCCWITTFLIVFPPFCLGLNLEFCDSVIDHFFCDFYPLLKISCSDPWFMEEITLVCCVLIFIMTLTCVVLSYICIIRTVLRFPSAKQRTKAFSTCSSHFIVVSITYGSCIFVYIKPSSKDEVTINKQVVILTTSISPMLNPFIYTLRNKQVKQAFKDLLKRILLVSKN from the coding sequence ATGAGAAACCACACACCAGTATTCAGTTTCATCCTCCAGGGATTAACAGATAACCTACAAATGCAGATTTTGACTTTTATATTTCTACTCATCACATACATGTTGAATATAATTGGAAACCTGGTCATCATAACCCTCATATTAGTGGATTCTCACCTTAAAACTGCGATGTacttttttctccaaaatttttCCTTCTTAGAAATCTCATTCACTTCTGCCTGCATTCCTAGATTcttatatagtatattaacaggAGACAGGACCATTACTTATAATGCTTGCCTGTCCCAActattttttacatatatgtttGGTGTAACAGAATTCTTTCTCTTGGCCACCATGTCCTATGATCGCTATGTAGCCATCTGCAAACCCCTGCATTACATGACCATCATGAACCACAGATTCTGCAAAATGCTTACCTTCTGCTGTTGGATAACcactttcttaattgtttttccACCATTTTGCTTGGGACTGAACCTGGAATTCTGTGACTCTGTCATTGATCACTTTTTTTGTGACTTTTATCCACTCCTGAAGATCTCATGCTCAGATCCATGGTTCATGGAAGAGATAACTCTTGTTTGCTGTGTGTTGATATTTATCATGACTCTTACATGTGTTGTTCTGTCCTACATATGTATCATCAGAACAGTTCTAAGATTCCCCTCTGCTAAGCAAAGGACAAAAGCTTTTTCCACCTGTTCTTCCCACTTTATTGTGGTTTCTATCACCTATGGCAGCTGCATCTTTGTCTATATCAAACCTTCATCAAAAGATGAAGTGACTATTAATAAGCAAGTAGTAATACTTACAACTTCCATTTCCCCCATGTTAAACCCATTTATTTATACTCTGAGGAACAAACAAGTGAAACAAGCATTTAAAGATTTACTCAAAAGAATTCTACTGGTCTCAAAGAACTAA
- the LOC109558741 gene encoding olfactory receptor 6C2-like, with protein MRNHTVTTFTLLGLTDDPQLKIVIFIFLFLTYMLSVTGNLTIISLTFIDSHLKTAMYFFLQNFSFLEISFTSACIPRYLYNISTGDKTIAYNNCISQIFFADLFGVTEFFLLATMSYDRYVAICKPLHYMTIMNNMVCRRLILCCWMAGLLIIIPPLSLGLHLEFCDSNVIDHFFCDAVPLLKISCSETWLIEQMIIVCAVLTFIMTLLCVILSYVYIIKTILQFPSAQQRKKAFSTCSSHSIVVSITYGSCIFIYVKPSAKESAGINKGVAMLSTSIAPMLNPFIYTLRNKQVKQAFGDAIKRIALMK; from the exons ATGAGAAACCACACAGTAACAACTTTTACCCTGCTGGGACTGACTGATGATCCACAACTGAAGATtgtgattttcatctttttatttctcacCTACATGTTGAGTGTAACTGGGAACCTGACAATCATCTCCCTCACCTTCATAGACTCTCACCTGAAAACTGCCATGTACTTTTTCCTACAAAATTTCTCCTTCTTAGAAATCTCATTTACATCTGCTTGTATTCCCAGATATTTGTATAATATATCAACAGGTGACAAAACAATAGCATATAATAACTGTATCAGTCAAATATTTTTTGCTGATCTTTTTGGTGTAACTGAGTTTTTTCTCCTGGCTACCATGTCCTATGATCGAtacgtggccatctgcaaacccCTGCATTATATGACTATCATGAACAACATGGTCTGTAGAAGACTCATCCTTTGTTGCTGGATGGCTGGCTTGTTAATCATAATCCCTCCACTTAGCCTGGGCCTGCATCTAGAATTCTGTGACTCCAATGTTATTGACCATTTTTTCTGTGATGCAGTCCCCCTTCTAAAAATCTCATGCTCAGAAACGTGGCTTATAGAGCAAATGATCATAGTCTGTGCAGTGTTGACCTTTATCATGACCCTCCTGTGTGTTATTCTGTCGTATGTATACATCATCAAGACCATTTTACAATTCCCTTCTgcccagcaaaggaaaaaggCATTTTCCACATGTTCTTCCCATTCGATTGTGGTCTCCATCACCTATGGAAGCTGTATTTTCATCTATGTTAAGCCTTCAGCAAAGGAATCAGCAGGTATTAATAAGGGTGTGGCAATGCTCAGTACTTCAATTGCTCctatgctgaaccccttcatttACACCTTGAGAAACAAGCAAGTTAAACAAGCCTTTGGTGATGCAATCAAAAGAATTGCATT aatgaaatga
- the LOC109558426 gene encoding olfactory receptor 6C2-like, producing MRNSTVTTFILLGLTDDPQLQILLLIFLFLTYMLSITGNLTIIFLIFLDSHLKTAMYYFLQNFSFLEISFTSACIPRYLYNIVTGDKVITYNACASQVFFTDLFGVTEFFLLAAMSYDRYVAICKPLHYVTIMSSMVCRRLIFCCWVAGLFIIIPPLSLGLELEFCDSNTIDHFICDASPLLKISCSNTWYMEQTVIICAVLTLLMTLMCVVLSYIYIIKTILEFPSAQQKKKAFSTCSSHIIVVSITYGSCIFIYIKPSAKDSVAINKGVTMLTTSIAPVLNPFIYTLRNKQVKQAFNNSIKRITILSQKNKRM from the coding sequence ATGAGAAACAGTACGGTAACAACATTCATTCTTCTGGGACTGACAGATGACCCTCAACTGCAGATTTTGcttcttatctttctctttctcacctaCATGCTAAGCATAACTGGGAATCTGACCATCATCTTCCTCATCTTCCTGGATTCCCACCTTAAGACAGCCATGTATTATTTCCTACaaaatttctcctttttggaGATCTCATTCACATCAGCTTGTATTCCCAGATACCTGTATAACATTGTGACAGGTGACAAGGTCATTACCTACAATGCCTGTGCCAGCCAAGTATTTTTTACTGACCTCTTTGGTGTAACCGAATTTTTTCTCCTAGCTGCTATGTCCTATgatcgctatgtggccatctgcaaacccCTGCATTATGTGACCATCATGAGTAGCATGGTCTGCAGAAGACTTATCTTTTGTTGTTGGGTAGCTGGTCTGTTTATTATAATCCCCCCACTTAGCCTAGGCCTAGAATTGGAATTTTGTGATTCTAATACCATTGATCATTTTATCTGTGATGCATCTCCCCTCCTGAAAATTTCATGTTCAAATACTTGGTACATGGAACAGACTGttatcatctgtgctgtgctgACCCTCCTTATGACACTGATGTGTGTAGTTCTGTCTTACATTTATATCATCAAGACAATTTTAGAATTCCCTTCTGCCCAGCAAAAGAAAAAGGCCTTTTCTACTTGCTCTTCCCACATAATTGTGGTTTCAATCACCTATGGTAGCTGCATCTTCATCTACATCAAACCTTCAGCAAAGGACTCAGTGGCCATTAACAAAGGTGTGACCATGCTCACTACTTCCATCGCTCCAGTGCTGAACCCTTTCATTTACACACTGAGAAACAAGCAAGTCAAACAAGCCTTCAATAATTCAATCAAAAGAATCACAATACTTTcccaaaaaaataagagaatgtaA